Proteins from one Bacteroides mediterraneensis genomic window:
- the rplJ gene encoding 50S ribosomal protein L10 → MRKEDKGVIIGQLADTVKQYGHFYLVDTTAMDAAATSDLRKKCFKAGIKLMVVKNSLLHKALMSLDVDYSPLFDSLKGTTSVMFCETANVPAKLLKEYKDSVPTLKAAYAEEGFYVGADQLEALATIKSKNEVIADIVALLQSPAKNVISALQSGGNTIHGVLQTLAERAE, encoded by the coding sequence ATGAGAAAGGAAGATAAAGGCGTAATTATTGGTCAGTTGGCTGATACCGTAAAGCAATACGGACATTTTTACTTGGTAGACACAACTGCAATGGATGCAGCTGCTACCAGTGACCTTCGTAAGAAATGTTTCAAAGCAGGTATCAAACTGATGGTTGTGAAGAATTCTTTGCTTCACAAAGCTTTGATGAGCTTGGATGTAGACTACTCACCCTTGTTCGATTCTTTGAAGGGTACTACTTCAGTAATGTTTTGCGAAACAGCTAATGTGCCTGCAAAACTGTTGAAGGAATATAAGGACAGCGTTCCGACCCTGAAAGCTGCTTATGCAGAAGAAGGATTCTATGTGGGTGCAGATCAGTTGGAAGCTCTCGCAACAATCAAGAGCAAGAACGAAGTCATTGCAGACATTGTGGCTTTGCTGCAGTCTCCTGCAAAGAACGTTATCTCGGCTCTTCAATCAGGTGGCAACACCATTCACGGTGTTCTTCAGACTTTGGCAGAACGTGCAGAATAA
- the rplL gene encoding 50S ribosomal protein L7/L12: MADLKAFAEQLVNLTVKEVNELATILKEEYGIEPAAAAVAVAAGPAAAGAAAAEEKTSFDVVLKSAGAAKLQVVKAVKEACGLGLKEAKDLVDGAPSTVKEGLAKDEAESLKKTLEEAGAEVELK, encoded by the coding sequence ATGGCAGATTTGAAAGCTTTTGCAGAACAATTAGTTAACTTGACAGTAAAAGAAGTTAATGAACTTGCAACTATCCTTAAAGAAGAATATGGTATTGAACCTGCTGCTGCAGCTGTAGCTGTTGCTGCTGGTCCTGCTGCTGCTGGTGCAGCTGCTGCTGAAGAAAAAACTTCATTCGATGTAGTTTTGAAGAGCGCAGGTGCTGCTAAACTGCAGGTTGTTAAGGCAGTGAAAGAAGCTTGTGGTCTTGGCTTGAAAGAAGCAAAAGACTTGGTTGACGGTGCTCCTAGCACAGTAAAAGAAGGTTTGGCTAAAGACGAAGCTGAATCTTTGAAGAAAACTTTGGAAGAAGCTGGAGCTGAAGTTGAACTTAAATAA
- the rpoB gene encoding DNA-directed RNA polymerase subunit beta: MSSETQNQRINFASIKNPMQYPDFLEVQLKSFQDFLQLDTPPEKRKNDGLYKVFAENFPIADTRNNFVLEFLDYYIDPPHYTIDDCLERGLTYSVPLKAKLKLYCTDPDHEDFDTVIQDVYLGPIPYMTPKGTFVINGAERVVVSQLHRSPGVFFGQSIHANGTKLYSARIIPFKGSWIEFATDINNVMYAYIDRKKKLPVTTLLRAVGFENDKDILEIFNLAEDVKVNKTNLKKIIGRKLAARVLKTWTEDFVDEDTGEVVSIERNEVVIDRETVIEPEHIDLIIESGVQNILVHNEEANASDYSIIFNTLQKDPSNSEKEAVLYIYRQLRNADPADDASAREVINNLFFSEKRYDLGDVGRYRINKKLNLDTPMDVRVLTKQDIIEIIKYLIELINSKADVDDIDHLSNRRVRTVGEQLSNQFAIGLARMSRTIRERMNVRDNEVFTPIDLINAKTISSVINSFFGTNALSQFMDQTNPLAEITHKRRLSALGPGGLSRDRAGFEVRDVHYTHYGRLCPIETPEGPNIGLISSLCVYAKINELGFIVTPYRKVKDGVVDLSNEGIEYLSAEEEEDKIIAQGNAPLNDDGTFIRDKVKARRDADYPVVTPDQVELMDVAPQQIASIAASLIPFLEHDDANRALMGSNMMRQAVPLLKTEAPIVGTGIEKQLCEDSRTQIAAEGDGVVDFVDATTIRILYDRTEDEEFVSFEPALKEYRIPKFRKTNQSMTIDLRPICNKGQRVKKGDILTEGYSTANGELALGKNLLVAYMPWKGYNYEDAIVLNERVVREDILTSVHVDEYILEVRETKRGMEELTSDIPNVSEEATKDLDENGIVRVGARIEPGDILIGKITPKGESDPSPEEKLLRAIFGDKAGDVKDASLKASPSLRGVVIGKKLYSRVIKTRSEKNADKAILPKLNEEFEEKAAALKTILIDKLLVLTADKVSQGVKDYLGTEVIAKGAKFTKYDLESLDYTVIQLSKWTADAHKNDMIRDLIMNYLKKYKELDAELKRKKFALTIGDELPSGIIQMAKVYIAKKRKIGVGDKMAGRHGNKGIVSRVVRQEDMPFLADGTPVDIVLNPLGVPSRMNIGQIFEAVLGRAGKELGVKFATPIFDGATLEDLDKWTDKAGLPRYCKTYLYDGGTGEQFDQPATVGVTYMLKLGHMVEDKMHARSIGPYSLITQQPLGGKAQFGGQRFGEMEVWAIEAFGAAHVLQEILTIKSDDVVGRSKAYEAIVKGEPMPTPGIPESLNVLLHELRGLCLSITLE, encoded by the coding sequence ATGTCTTCAGAAACTCAAAATCAACGAATTAATTTTGCTTCTATCAAGAATCCGATGCAGTATCCGGATTTTCTGGAAGTACAGTTGAAGTCATTTCAGGACTTCTTACAATTAGATACCCCACCCGAAAAGCGAAAGAACGACGGTTTGTATAAGGTATTTGCGGAAAATTTCCCGATTGCAGATACACGCAACAACTTCGTGCTCGAGTTCCTTGACTACTATATCGATCCGCCTCACTATACCATCGACGATTGTCTGGAACGTGGATTGACTTATAGTGTTCCCTTGAAAGCCAAACTGAAGCTTTATTGTACCGACCCCGATCACGAAGATTTTGATACAGTGATTCAGGATGTGTATCTGGGTCCTATCCCTTATATGACTCCGAAAGGCACTTTCGTCATTAACGGTGCAGAGCGTGTTGTAGTATCTCAGCTTCATCGTTCACCGGGTGTATTCTTTGGACAAAGCATCCATGCGAATGGAACGAAATTGTATTCTGCCCGAATTATCCCATTCAAAGGATCTTGGATTGAGTTCGCTACGGATATCAACAATGTGATGTATGCGTACATCGACCGTAAGAAGAAGCTTCCGGTAACTACGTTGTTGAGAGCTGTAGGATTTGAAAATGACAAGGACATCCTTGAAATTTTCAACTTGGCTGAGGATGTAAAGGTTAACAAGACGAACCTGAAGAAAATCATCGGACGTAAGCTGGCTGCCCGTGTGTTGAAGACATGGACGGAAGATTTTGTGGATGAAGATACTGGTGAAGTAGTTTCTATTGAACGTAACGAGGTGGTTATCGACCGTGAGACGGTCATTGAACCTGAACACATCGACTTGATCATTGAATCGGGTGTACAGAATATCCTCGTTCACAATGAAGAGGCGAATGCTTCCGATTATTCAATTATTTTCAACACTTTGCAGAAAGACCCGAGTAACTCGGAAAAAGAAGCGGTGTTGTATATCTATCGTCAGTTGCGTAATGCAGACCCTGCAGATGATGCAAGTGCGCGTGAGGTAATCAACAACCTGTTCTTCTCTGAAAAACGTTACGATTTGGGTGATGTGGGTCGTTACCGGATCAACAAGAAGTTGAATCTGGATACTCCGATGGATGTCAGAGTGTTGACAAAACAAGATATTATCGAGATTATCAAATATCTCATCGAGTTGATTAACTCAAAGGCAGACGTGGATGATATTGACCACTTGAGCAACCGTCGTGTTCGTACGGTGGGTGAGCAGTTGTCAAATCAGTTCGCTATCGGTCTAGCTCGTATGTCTCGTACGATTCGTGAACGTATGAATGTACGCGACAACGAAGTGTTCACTCCGATTGACTTGATCAATGCGAAGACAATTTCGTCTGTCATCAACTCATTCTTCGGTACCAATGCCTTGTCACAGTTCATGGACCAGACCAACCCGCTGGCTGAAATTACACACAAACGTCGTTTGTCTGCCTTGGGTCCTGGTGGTTTGTCACGTGACCGTGCCGGTTTCGAGGTGCGAGACGTACACTACACTCACTATGGTCGTCTGTGTCCGATTGAAACTCCTGAAGGTCCGAACATCGGTTTGATTTCTTCTTTGTGTGTCTATGCAAAGATTAACGAACTGGGATTCATCGTGACTCCTTACCGTAAGGTGAAGGACGGAGTGGTAGATTTGTCAAATGAAGGTATCGAATACCTTTCTGCAGAGGAAGAGGAAGACAAGATTATTGCACAGGGTAATGCACCGTTGAACGATGACGGTACATTCATCCGCGATAAAGTAAAGGCACGCCGTGATGCCGATTATCCGGTGGTTACACCTGACCAGGTAGAACTGATGGACGTGGCTCCTCAGCAGATTGCTTCTATCGCCGCTTCTTTGATTCCGTTCTTGGAACACGATGACGCGAACCGTGCATTGATGGGTTCTAACATGATGCGCCAGGCGGTTCCTTTGTTGAAGACAGAAGCTCCGATTGTGGGTACAGGTATTGAAAAACAGTTGTGTGAAGATTCACGTACGCAGATTGCCGCAGAAGGTGACGGTGTGGTTGACTTCGTAGATGCAACGACTATCCGTATTCTGTATGACCGTACGGAAGATGAAGAATTCGTAAGCTTCGAACCGGCGTTGAAAGAATATCGTATTCCGAAATTCCGTAAGACCAACCAGAGCATGACCATCGACTTGCGCCCGATCTGTAACAAGGGACAGCGCGTGAAGAAGGGTGATATCCTGACTGAAGGTTACTCTACTGCGAACGGTGAACTGGCTTTGGGTAAGAACTTGTTGGTTGCTTACATGCCGTGGAAGGGTTACAATTACGAGGATGCCATCGTTTTGAACGAACGTGTGGTACGTGAGGATATCCTGACTTCTGTACATGTGGATGAATATATCTTGGAAGTACGTGAAACCAAACGTGGTATGGAAGAGCTGACTTCTGATATTCCGAATGTCAGCGAAGAAGCTACCAAAGATTTGGATGAAAACGGTATCGTACGTGTCGGTGCTCGTATCGAACCGGGTGACATCTTGATTGGTAAGATTACTCCGAAGGGTGAATCAGATCCTTCTCCGGAAGAGAAACTGTTGCGCGCCATCTTTGGTGACAAGGCTGGCGACGTGAAGGATGCTTCTCTGAAGGCTTCTCCGTCACTGCGTGGTGTGGTTATCGGCAAGAAACTGTATTCACGTGTAATCAAGACACGTAGCGAAAAGAATGCAGACAAGGCAATCCTGCCGAAACTGAATGAAGAATTTGAAGAAAAAGCTGCGGCTCTGAAGACTATCCTGATTGACAAATTGTTGGTTTTGACTGCCGATAAGGTTTCTCAGGGTGTGAAAGATTATCTGGGAACAGAAGTCATTGCCAAAGGAGCCAAGTTTACTAAATATGATCTGGAGTCATTGGATTACACTGTGATTCAGTTGAGCAAATGGACAGCAGATGCGCACAAGAACGACATGATCCGTGACCTTATCATGAATTATTTGAAGAAATACAAGGAGTTGGATGCCGAACTGAAGCGTAAGAAGTTCGCGTTGACTATCGGTGACGAACTGCCTTCAGGTATTATTCAGATGGCGAAGGTTTACATCGCCAAGAAACGTAAGATTGGTGTCGGTGATAAGATGGCCGGTCGTCACGGTAACAAGGGTATCGTTTCACGTGTAGTACGTCAGGAAGACATGCCGTTCTTGGCTGACGGTACTCCGGTAGATATCGTATTGAATCCGTTGGGTGTGCCTTCTCGTATGAACATCGGTCAGATTTTCGAAGCTGTATTGGGACGTGCCGGAAAAGAATTGGGCGTGAAGTTTGCTACTCCTATCTTTGATGGTGCTACCTTGGAAGATTTGGATAAATGGACAGACAAAGCCGGACTGCCACGTTATTGCAAGACTTATTTGTATGATGGTGGTACAGGTGAACAGTTCGACCAGCCGGCTACGGTAGGTGTGACTTACATGTTGAAACTGGGTCACATGGTTGAAGACAAGATGCACGCCCGTTCAATCGGTCCGTACTCTTTGATTACGCAGCAGCCGCTTGGTGGTAAAGCTCAGTTCGGTGGTCAGCGTTTCGGAGAAATGGAGGTTTGGGCCATCGAAGCCTTCGGTGCGGCTCATGTACTTCAGGAAATTCTGACAATCAAGTCGGATGACGTGGTTGGACGTTCTAAGGCATACGAAGCAATTGTGAAAGGTGAACCAATGCCTACTCCGGGTATTCCTGAATCTCTCAACGTATTGTTGCACGAACTTAGAGGTCTGTGCTTGAGCATTACGCTGGAATAA